A DNA window from Comamonas sp. 26 contains the following coding sequences:
- a CDS encoding AMP nucleosidase, whose translation MFHTDAPQALAHVQQLYREQIDHLRAAMQRFVAGETPAAPVHAYYPFVRIKTTTVAHADTKLTYGFVEGPGTYEATLTRPDLFASYFGEQLRLLILHHQVAIEVGLSDKPIPIHFSFADNDHIEGSLSPERRMLMRDVFDLPDLESMDDGIANGTWRPHPGEALPLSLFTAPRVDYSLHRLRHYTGTAPEWFQNFVLFTNYQFYIDEFIRLGHAEMANEDSDYIAFVEPGNVITRRKGLPAEAVDELGTAPPRLPQMPGYHLVRADNSGITMVNIGVGPANAKTITDHIAVLRPHAWMMLGHCAGLRNSQQLGDYVLAHAYVREDHVLDEELPLWVPIPALAEIQVALQQAVADVTQMERPDLKRIMRTGTVASTDNRNWELLPDNLPQRRFSQSRAVALDMESATIAANGFRFRVPYGTLLCVSDKPLHGEIKLPGMANHFYRERVDQHLRIGMRAVEILREGGSDRLHSRKLRSFDEVAFQ comes from the coding sequence ATGTTTCATACCGATGCACCCCAGGCTCTGGCTCATGTGCAGCAGTTGTACCGAGAGCAAATCGATCATCTGCGCGCCGCCATGCAGCGCTTTGTGGCGGGTGAAACGCCTGCAGCGCCGGTCCACGCCTATTACCCGTTTGTGCGCATCAAGACCACCACCGTGGCCCACGCCGACACCAAACTGACCTATGGCTTTGTGGAAGGCCCCGGCACCTATGAAGCCACGCTGACCCGACCCGATCTCTTCGCCAGCTACTTCGGCGAGCAGCTGCGTCTGCTCATCCTGCATCACCAGGTAGCTATCGAGGTTGGCCTGAGCGACAAGCCCATCCCGATTCATTTCTCGTTTGCCGATAACGACCATATCGAAGGCTCCCTCTCACCCGAGCGCCGCATGCTGATGCGCGATGTGTTTGATCTGCCTGATCTGGAATCGATGGATGACGGCATTGCCAACGGCACCTGGCGCCCCCATCCGGGCGAGGCCCTGCCGCTATCGCTGTTTACCGCTCCGCGTGTGGATTACTCGTTGCACCGCCTGCGCCACTACACAGGTACGGCACCCGAGTGGTTCCAGAACTTTGTGCTGTTCACCAACTACCAGTTCTATATCGACGAATTCATCCGTCTGGGCCATGCCGAGATGGCCAATGAGGACAGCGACTACATCGCCTTTGTCGAGCCCGGCAACGTCATCACGCGCCGCAAAGGCCTGCCTGCCGAAGCCGTGGACGAGCTGGGAACCGCACCGCCCCGCCTGCCGCAAATGCCCGGCTACCACTTGGTGCGCGCCGACAACAGCGGCATCACCATGGTCAACATCGGCGTAGGCCCGGCCAATGCCAAAACCATTACCGATCACATCGCCGTGCTGCGCCCCCATGCATGGATGATGCTGGGCCACTGCGCAGGCCTGCGCAACAGCCAGCAACTGGGCGACTATGTGTTAGCCCACGCCTATGTGCGCGAGGACCATGTGCTGGACGAAGAGCTGCCGCTGTGGGTACCGATTCCGGCTCTGGCCGAAATTCAGGTCGCCCTGCAGCAGGCCGTGGCGGATGTCACACAGATGGAGCGCCCCGACCTCAAGCGCATCATGCGCACCGGCACCGTGGCCAGCACCGACAACCGCAACTGGGAGCTGCTGCCTGACAACCTGCCCCAGCGCCGCTTCAGCCAGAGCCGCGCCGTGGCGCTGGACATGGAGTCGGCCACCATTGCCGCCAATGGTTTCCGCTTCCGCGTGCCCTACGGTACCTTGCTGTGCGTGAGCGACAAGCCGCTGCATGGCGAAATCAAGCTGCCCGGCATGGCCAATCATTTTTACCGCGAACGCGTTGATCAGCACCTGCGCATCGGCATGCGTGCAGTAGAGATTCTGCGAGAAGGTGGCTCCGATCGACTGCATAGTCGCAAACTACGCAGCTTTGACGAAGTGGCCTTCCAATAA
- a CDS encoding bifunctional diguanylate cyclase/phosphodiesterase, whose product MPDEFIAQPSRDVDAIVRLVADTAPAMLAYFDADTRTCRFANTHYAEHFGHTPQSIVGLDVQEIMGELVWAQIEPYLDPVSVDNAQTMRYTRQFKNEIGKVQHIEAVLRPHEENGVLKGLVALMTDVSHHHQVTQQIRDNEERMRKFAAITTEAIVLHRDGIIIDGNDALSRLVGYTINELRGTAILDYVSPEVRLRALKNLRSESEDRHESVAVHKSGLHIPVEVEAKTMPGENDSHRIVVLRDMTDRLQTRQRLDFLAQHDLLTHLPNRARLNHLLSDAIAKAAGQQSRLAVLSLDLDQFKFVNDSLSHRAGDLLLCEMAQRIQSALRPQDIVARVGGDDFVIVLPNNPSLLETEALVAQLRTPVEAPYQVEGTQLNVSLSVGIAMYPNDGQCPEALLSNAEAALQMAKTRGRSFTQFYTPALEGRATRMLMQEQMLRNAVERGEFELHYQPQTLIHSGKLAGFEALVRWKHPHRGLVSPNEFIGFAENRGLIAAVDRWVLNQACRQAKTWQNDGYPPVPVAVNLSAQEFRQRDVVQEVAQVLDDTGLDARYLHIEITETTLMLSGTHMQQTLHALKSLGVGLAIDDFGTGYSSLAYLRKHPIDRLKIDRSFVSDLPHNPDAAAIVNAIVQMGQSLHLEILAEGVESPEQLHMLRQMGCAMMQGFLVSAPMPADRAAAWMSQQCQMLQRQ is encoded by the coding sequence ATGCCTGACGAATTCATAGCTCAGCCATCGAGAGATGTGGATGCCATTGTGAGGCTGGTCGCAGATACGGCACCGGCCATGCTGGCTTATTTCGACGCCGACACCCGCACCTGCCGCTTTGCCAATACCCACTATGCCGAACACTTTGGCCACACGCCGCAAAGCATTGTCGGTCTTGATGTGCAGGAGATTATGGGAGAGCTGGTCTGGGCGCAGATAGAACCGTATCTCGACCCTGTCTCAGTGGACAACGCTCAGACCATGCGCTACACACGCCAGTTCAAGAATGAAATCGGCAAGGTTCAGCATATTGAGGCTGTGCTTCGCCCTCATGAAGAAAATGGCGTGCTCAAGGGGCTGGTGGCACTGATGACCGATGTGAGTCACCACCATCAGGTAACCCAGCAAATACGTGACAACGAAGAACGGATGCGCAAGTTTGCCGCCATCACCACCGAAGCCATCGTGCTGCACCGCGACGGCATCATCATAGATGGCAATGACGCCCTGTCGCGCCTGGTCGGCTACACCATCAACGAACTGCGCGGCACCGCCATTCTTGATTACGTGAGCCCGGAAGTCCGCCTGCGCGCCCTGAAAAACTTGCGCAGCGAGAGCGAAGACCGCCACGAATCCGTTGCCGTGCACAAAAGCGGCCTGCATATTCCCGTAGAGGTCGAGGCCAAGACCATGCCTGGCGAGAACGACAGCCACCGCATCGTCGTTCTGCGCGATATGACCGACAGGCTGCAAACCCGCCAGCGCCTTGATTTTCTGGCCCAGCATGATTTGCTGACGCATCTGCCCAACCGGGCACGCCTGAACCATTTGCTGAGCGATGCGATTGCCAAGGCCGCAGGTCAGCAATCACGGCTGGCCGTACTGTCGCTGGATCTGGATCAGTTCAAATTCGTCAACGACTCACTCAGCCATCGCGCGGGCGACTTGCTGCTGTGCGAAATGGCTCAGCGCATTCAATCAGCCCTGCGCCCACAGGATATCGTGGCCCGCGTCGGCGGCGATGACTTTGTCATCGTGCTGCCCAACAACCCCAGTCTGCTGGAGACCGAGGCGCTGGTGGCTCAGCTGCGAACGCCGGTGGAGGCTCCCTATCAGGTCGAAGGCACGCAACTGAACGTCTCGCTGAGCGTAGGTATTGCCATGTACCCCAATGACGGCCAATGCCCAGAGGCACTGCTGAGCAATGCCGAAGCCGCTCTGCAAATGGCCAAGACCCGTGGCCGTAGCTTCACGCAGTTCTACACCCCCGCGCTGGAAGGGCGAGCAACGCGCATGCTGATGCAGGAGCAAATGCTGCGCAATGCCGTTGAGAGAGGCGAGTTTGAGCTGCACTACCAGCCGCAAACCTTGATACACAGTGGCAAGCTGGCGGGCTTTGAAGCGCTGGTGCGCTGGAAGCACCCGCACCGAGGTCTGGTTTCGCCCAATGAATTCATTGGCTTTGCCGAGAACCGGGGCCTGATTGCGGCGGTTGACCGCTGGGTACTCAACCAGGCTTGCCGTCAGGCCAAGACTTGGCAGAATGACGGCTATCCACCCGTTCCTGTGGCGGTCAACCTGTCCGCTCAAGAGTTCCGCCAGCGTGATGTGGTGCAGGAGGTGGCACAGGTGCTGGACGATACGGGACTGGACGCTCGCTATTTGCATATCGAGATCACCGAGACCACGCTCATGCTGTCGGGCACGCATATGCAGCAGACTCTGCATGCGCTCAAGTCACTGGGCGTGGGGCTGGCGATTGATGACTTTGGCACTGGCTACTCATCGCTGGCCTATCTGCGCAAGCACCCCATAGACCGGCTCAAGATCGACCGATCCTTCGTCTCCGACCTGCCCCACAACCCCGATGCAGCCGCCATCGTCAACGCCATCGTGCAGATGGGCCAAAGCCTGCATCTCGAAATTCTGGCAGAAGGCGTAGAAAGCCCCGAACAATTGCACATGCTCCGTCAGATGGGCTGTGCCATGATGCAGGGGTTTCTGGTGTCTGCGCCAATGCCTGCTGATCGTGCAGCCGCATGGATGTCGCAGCAGTGTCAAATGCTACAAAGACAATAG
- a CDS encoding cation diffusion facilitator family transporter: MNNSKASTTSQWLQPQNLLKISVVVALLTIVLKTLAWWLTGSVGLLSDALESFVNLAGAMFALTMVTVAKRPADTEHPYGHHKAEYFSAGFEGVLVIGASLAIAWAALSRLWNPQPLEQLSWGLLLSLLSTLFNGLLAWVMLRSSRKFRSMALAGDAKHLLTDVWTSVGVVIGLLAAAWTGWLWVDALVALAVAIHICIQGMQLVWQSSQGLMDQALNAPQRLKIDALLDGYAKRSEGVSFDNIYSRQAGERSFVDFHMHVPGQWSVQRAAQLRTEIEAALLQAIPGLYARIEVLPMGMNTVSEVADGDAGFEAGQEATGAAQEGSRG, translated from the coding sequence ATGAACAACTCCAAAGCATCCACAACGTCCCAATGGCTGCAGCCGCAAAACCTGCTGAAAATCTCTGTGGTGGTCGCGCTGCTGACCATTGTTTTGAAAACGCTGGCTTGGTGGCTGACCGGCTCTGTCGGTTTGCTGTCGGATGCTCTGGAATCCTTTGTGAACCTGGCAGGAGCCATGTTCGCCCTGACCATGGTCACGGTTGCCAAGCGTCCGGCGGATACCGAACACCCCTATGGTCATCACAAGGCCGAGTATTTCTCGGCCGGCTTTGAGGGCGTGCTGGTCATAGGCGCCAGCCTGGCGATTGCCTGGGCCGCGTTGTCGCGGCTGTGGAATCCACAGCCATTGGAGCAGCTGAGTTGGGGTTTGCTGCTTTCGCTGCTCAGCACGCTCTTTAACGGCCTGCTGGCCTGGGTCATGCTGCGCTCGTCGCGAAAATTTCGCTCCATGGCGCTGGCGGGGGATGCCAAGCATCTGCTGACCGATGTCTGGACCTCGGTGGGCGTGGTCATTGGACTGCTGGCGGCCGCATGGACGGGGTGGCTGTGGGTCGATGCGTTGGTCGCATTGGCTGTCGCCATCCATATCTGTATTCAAGGCATGCAACTGGTCTGGCAGTCCTCGCAAGGCTTGATGGATCAGGCGCTGAATGCGCCTCAGCGCCTCAAGATCGATGCACTTCTGGACGGCTACGCCAAGCGCAGCGAGGGGGTGAGCTTTGACAATATTTACAGCCGCCAGGCGGGCGAGCGCAGCTTTGTGGACTTTCACATGCATGTTCCCGGCCAGTGGAGCGTGCAGCGCGCGGCACAATTGCGCACTGAAATTGAAGCTGCGCTGCTGCAGGCCATTCCGGGCCTGTACGCCCGGATTGAAGTGCTGCCCATGGGCATGAACACCGTCAGTGAAGTGGCGGATGGTGACGCTGGCTTTGAAGCTGGGCAAGAAGCAACAGGCGCGGCACAGGAAGGTTCCCGAGGATGA
- the dbpA gene encoding ATP-dependent RNA helicase DbpA — MNTSTSAAKATDSSAFSALPLSPEMLANLQQLGYTQMTPIQAASLPLTLQGKDLIAQASTGSGKTAAFGLPMVDRLNPRWFAVQALVLCPTRELADQVATEIRRLARAQENIKVVTVYGGVPSRNQIASLENGAHIVVGTPGRVMDLMERGKLDISNLKTLVLDEADRMLDMGFFGDIVTVAEQCPADRQTLLFSATYPEGIANLANRFMRDPQTVKVAAQHSAGKIEQRWYEVAARDKVATVAKLLAHFRPESTIAFCNTKQQCRDVVTALQAEGFSALALFGELEQRERDEVLVQFANKSCSVLVATDVAARGLDIADLSAVINVDVTPDSEVHIHRIGRTGRGDAEGLALNLVSMDEMGSVGKIEQLQGRASQFFPVDELSPAAGGELLPPMMTIQIIGGRKEKIRAGDVMGAMCADFGYSRDQIGKISVNDFSTYVAVDRKIASAACAKLNGGKVKGKTVRARLL, encoded by the coding sequence ATGAATACCTCCACCAGCGCCGCCAAGGCCACTGATTCCTCCGCTTTCTCGGCGCTGCCTCTGTCCCCTGAAATGCTGGCCAACCTCCAGCAATTGGGATACACGCAGATGACGCCCATTCAGGCCGCCAGCCTGCCGCTGACCCTGCAGGGCAAGGACCTGATCGCTCAGGCCAGTACCGGCAGCGGCAAGACCGCCGCCTTTGGCCTGCCCATGGTGGATCGCCTCAACCCTCGCTGGTTTGCCGTGCAGGCGCTGGTGCTGTGCCCCACGCGTGAGCTGGCCGATCAGGTTGCCACCGAAATCCGCCGTCTGGCTCGCGCGCAGGAAAACATCAAGGTCGTGACCGTCTACGGCGGCGTGCCCTCGCGCAACCAGATCGCATCGCTGGAAAACGGTGCCCACATCGTTGTCGGCACACCCGGCCGCGTAATGGACCTGATGGAGCGCGGCAAGCTCGACATCAGCAACCTCAAGACTCTGGTGCTGGACGAAGCCGATCGCATGCTCGACATGGGCTTTTTCGGCGACATCGTCACCGTCGCAGAGCAGTGCCCGGCAGATCGCCAGACCCTGCTGTTCTCGGCCACTTACCCCGAAGGCATTGCCAATCTGGCCAACCGCTTCATGCGCGACCCTCAGACCGTGAAGGTGGCCGCCCAGCACAGCGCCGGCAAGATCGAGCAGCGCTGGTACGAGGTGGCCGCCCGCGACAAGGTGGCTACTGTGGCCAAGCTGCTCGCCCACTTCCGCCCAGAATCGACCATTGCCTTTTGCAACACCAAGCAGCAATGCCGTGACGTTGTGACGGCGCTGCAGGCCGAAGGCTTTAGCGCATTGGCGCTGTTCGGTGAGCTGGAGCAGCGCGAGCGCGACGAAGTGCTGGTGCAGTTCGCCAACAAGAGCTGCAGCGTGCTGGTGGCGACCGATGTGGCTGCGCGCGGCCTAGATATTGCTGATCTGTCCGCCGTCATCAATGTGGACGTGACGCCGGATTCGGAAGTGCACATCCACCGCATTGGCCGCACAGGCCGTGGCGATGCGGAAGGTCTGGCGCTGAATCTGGTCAGCATGGACGAGATGGGCAGCGTGGGCAAAATCGAGCAACTGCAAGGCCGTGCTTCGCAGTTCTTCCCCGTGGATGAGCTGAGCCCGGCCGCTGGTGGCGAGCTGCTGCCCCCCATGATGACCATTCAGATCATTGGCGGTCGCAAAGAGAAAATTCGCGCGGGCGATGTGATGGGTGCCATGTGCGCCGACTTTGGCTACAGCCGCGACCAGATTGGCAAGATCAGCGTCAACGACTTTTCTACCTATGTGGCGGTGGACCGCAAGATTGCCTCGGCAGCCTGTGCCAAGCTCAACGGTGGCAAGGTCAAGGGCAAGACGGTGCGTGCACGTCTGCTGTAA
- the dtd gene encoding D-aminoacyl-tRNA deacylase, whose amino-acid sequence MMSVIQRVKQARVEVDGRMTGEIGQGLLVLVCAERGDTEAEADKLLAKMLKLRIFSDEAGKMNKSVQDVGGGLLIVSQFTLAADTRGGNRPSFTAAAAPDEGRRLYNYFVDKARVAHPVVQTGEFAADMQVHLVNDGPVTIPLRIEPAVQPQS is encoded by the coding sequence ATGATGAGTGTGATTCAGCGCGTCAAACAGGCGCGTGTGGAAGTCGATGGCCGCATGACCGGTGAGATCGGACAAGGCCTGCTGGTGCTGGTCTGTGCCGAGCGCGGCGATACCGAGGCTGAGGCCGACAAGCTTCTGGCCAAGATGCTCAAGCTGCGCATCTTCAGCGATGAGGCCGGAAAGATGAACAAAAGCGTGCAGGATGTGGGTGGTGGCCTGCTCATCGTCAGCCAGTTCACGCTGGCAGCGGATACCAGGGGCGGCAACCGCCCCAGCTTTACCGCTGCCGCAGCACCCGATGAAGGCCGTCGCCTTTACAACTACTTTGTGGACAAGGCCCGCGTAGCCCACCCCGTGGTGCAGACCGGCGAATTTGCCGCCGACATGCAGGTGCATCTGGTGAACGACGGGCCGGTGACTATTCCCCTGCGCATAGAGCCAGCTGTACAGCCCCAGTCGTAA
- a CDS encoding tripartite tricarboxylate transporter substrate binding protein: MNLPRFFSRTAWALLAATCVQGAAMAQQPDFPARSVKLVVANGAGSAPDLLARQVGNVVGKEWKQAVVVENKGAAGGVSAVDAVVKAQPDGYTLLVGGDSAITIMPNVQRNLPYDVKNDLVPVTKLGQSDFVLVANPKKGFKTVQDFVSYAKAHPGKINYASSGTGGAQHLAMEQFKQRAGFFATHIPYRGGPQGLQDVLAGQVDVMLIAVAPAITQIQSGKLTALAVSGLQRHALLPQVQTLAESYKGFEAGAWFGLFAPKGTPAALVQAIAQDTDRALKDPELRKSLLQQGITPVGEGQQVFAKQIKTEVVRVAQLVRTIGLSVE; encoded by the coding sequence GTGAATCTGCCCCGTTTCTTCTCTCGCACCGCTTGGGCCTTGCTGGCTGCAACCTGTGTGCAGGGTGCAGCCATGGCTCAGCAGCCGGACTTTCCGGCGCGCTCCGTCAAGCTGGTGGTGGCGAACGGCGCGGGCAGCGCGCCTGATTTGCTGGCGCGTCAGGTGGGCAATGTGGTGGGCAAGGAATGGAAGCAGGCCGTTGTTGTGGAGAACAAGGGCGCAGCAGGTGGTGTTTCGGCTGTGGATGCCGTGGTCAAGGCCCAGCCCGATGGCTACACCCTGCTGGTGGGCGGCGACAGCGCCATCACCATCATGCCCAATGTGCAGCGCAACCTGCCATATGACGTCAAGAACGATCTGGTGCCGGTGACCAAGCTCGGCCAGTCCGACTTTGTGCTGGTGGCCAACCCGAAGAAGGGCTTCAAGACCGTGCAGGACTTTGTGAGCTATGCCAAGGCTCACCCCGGCAAGATCAACTACGCATCGTCAGGCACAGGTGGTGCCCAGCATCTGGCGATGGAGCAGTTCAAGCAGCGCGCAGGCTTCTTCGCCACGCATATTCCCTATCGCGGTGGCCCACAAGGTCTGCAGGATGTGCTGGCGGGTCAGGTCGATGTGATGCTGATTGCCGTGGCACCCGCCATCACGCAGATTCAAAGCGGCAAACTGACCGCGCTGGCGGTGTCGGGCCTGCAACGCCATGCCTTGCTGCCCCAGGTGCAGACGCTGGCTGAGAGTTACAAGGGTTTTGAAGCCGGAGCCTGGTTTGGCCTGTTTGCCCCTAAGGGCACGCCCGCCGCCTTGGTGCAAGCCATTGCGCAGGATACGGACCGTGCCCTGAAAGACCCAGAGCTGCGCAAGAGCTTGCTGCAGCAAGGCATTACGCCCGTGGGTGAAGGCCAGCAGGTCTTTGCCAAGCAGATCAAGACCGAAGTTGTGCGCGTTGCGCAACTGGTGCGCACCATTGGCCTGAGCGTTGAATAA
- a CDS encoding sulfite exporter TauE/SafE family protein — protein MDNLGHLALLLAAAFAAGALNAVAGGGSFLTLPALVFTGVPPVVANATGTVALLPGYMAGAWGFKDDMQSPPGLSMKQVIALSLMGGSAGAALLLFTPDATFRKVVPWLLLAATAMFAFGPQLRVWASGKNASNAAPNATKAAIGMLIVAVYGGYFNGGLGILLLALFCLLGQTQLNAMNGMKNLVSALLTVIAVAIYAVGGIVQWEQALVMMVAATLGGYLGARVARKIPAHILRWCIVATGLVMAGLFFAKG, from the coding sequence ATGGACAACCTGGGCCACCTCGCCCTGCTGCTGGCCGCCGCCTTTGCCGCTGGCGCGCTCAACGCCGTGGCTGGCGGCGGCAGCTTTCTGACCCTGCCCGCGCTGGTCTTTACCGGCGTGCCCCCTGTGGTGGCGAACGCCACCGGCACCGTTGCCTTGCTGCCTGGATATATGGCGGGCGCATGGGGCTTCAAGGACGATATGCAGTCGCCGCCCGGCCTGTCCATGAAGCAGGTGATCGCGCTGTCGCTGATGGGCGGCTCGGCGGGGGCCGCACTGCTGCTGTTCACGCCCGATGCGACCTTCCGCAAAGTCGTTCCCTGGCTGCTGCTGGCGGCCACCGCCATGTTTGCCTTTGGCCCGCAGCTGCGTGTCTGGGCCTCGGGCAAGAATGCAAGCAACGCCGCACCCAATGCCACCAAGGCCGCTATCGGCATGCTGATCGTGGCGGTGTACGGCGGCTACTTCAACGGCGGTCTGGGCATCTTGCTGCTGGCCCTGTTCTGCCTGCTGGGCCAGACCCAGCTGAATGCCATGAACGGCATGAAAAACCTGGTCTCAGCCCTGCTCACAGTCATTGCCGTCGCCATCTACGCCGTGGGCGGGATTGTGCAATGGGAACAAGCGCTGGTGATGATGGTGGCTGCCACGCTGGGCGGCTATCTCGGCGCACGCGTGGCGCGCAAAATTCCGGCCCACATCCTGCGCTGGTGCATTGTGGCCACGGGGCTGGTGATGGCGGGACTGTTCTTCGCCAAAGGCTGA
- a CDS encoding PhoH family protein, which yields MILRHSFTPHHNSRLSHLCGPTDAHLRTIEIALGVKIAHRHEQFKIDGPKAKANEALELLQALYELADDVIADDTLQLMLAGDAEMLEADLTAPQLTTRRADLRARTPNQALYLENIAKHDITFGIGPAGTGKTYLAVACAVDALERSAVQRIVLTRPAVEAGERLGFLPGDLAQKVDPYLRPLYDALYDLMGYEKVQKAFERNVLEIAPLAFMRGRTLNNAFVILDEAQNTTPEQMKMFLTRIGFGAKAVVTGDVSQVDLPKGAPSGLVDAERVLRRVKGISVNHFTSVDVVRHPLVARIVDAYDAHGRVTQGTSAPKTRVPASRSARPLPTADEL from the coding sequence GTGATCCTGCGCCACTCTTTCACTCCCCACCACAACTCACGCCTGTCCCATCTCTGCGGACCGACGGACGCGCACCTGCGCACCATTGAAATTGCGCTGGGCGTCAAGATCGCTCACCGCCACGAGCAGTTCAAGATCGACGGCCCCAAGGCCAAGGCCAATGAAGCGCTGGAACTGCTGCAAGCCCTGTATGAGCTGGCTGACGATGTCATCGCCGACGATACCCTGCAACTGATGCTGGCTGGCGATGCCGAAATGCTGGAAGCCGACCTGACCGCGCCCCAGCTGACCACACGCCGCGCCGACCTGCGCGCGCGCACGCCCAATCAGGCGCTGTACCTGGAAAACATTGCCAAGCATGACATCACCTTCGGCATTGGCCCCGCAGGTACCGGCAAGACCTATCTGGCCGTGGCCTGCGCCGTCGATGCGCTGGAGCGCAGCGCCGTGCAGCGCATTGTGCTGACGCGCCCTGCTGTCGAGGCTGGCGAGCGTCTGGGCTTTCTGCCCGGCGATCTGGCGCAGAAGGTAGACCCCTATCTGCGTCCGCTGTACGACGCGCTCTACGACCTGATGGGCTACGAGAAAGTGCAAAAGGCTTTTGAGCGCAATGTGCTTGAAATCGCGCCGCTGGCCTTTATGCGCGGGCGCACGCTGAACAATGCCTTTGTGATTCTGGACGAAGCCCAGAACACCACGCCCGAGCAGATGAAGATGTTTCTCACCCGCATCGGCTTTGGTGCCAAGGCCGTGGTGACAGGCGACGTGAGCCAGGTGGACTTGCCCAAGGGCGCGCCCAGCGGCCTGGTCGATGCCGAACGCGTGCTGCGCCGCGTCAAGGGCATCTCCGTCAATCACTTCACCAGTGTGGACGTGGTGCGCCACCCGCTGGTCGCCCGCATTGTGGATGCTTACGACGCCCATGGCCGTGTGACCCAAGGCACCTCAGCTCCCAAGACCCGGGTGCCAGCCAGCCGCAGTGCCCGACCGCTGCCTACGGCGGATGAGCTTTAA
- the ruvA gene encoding Holliday junction branch migration protein RuvA — translation MIGKLTGTLLEKNPPEVLVDCGGVGYEVQVPMSTFYNLPANGAKVALLTHFVVREDAQLLFGFATARERQTFRELIKITGVGPRMALAVLSGLSIDDLADAVSQQEAGRLVKVPGIGKKTAERLLLELKGKIGADTGAQSLFANNNDQSDIQQALMALGYSDKEASAALKKLPPDVGVSEGIKLALKALTK, via the coding sequence ATGATAGGCAAATTGACTGGAACGCTGCTGGAAAAAAACCCGCCCGAGGTATTGGTGGACTGCGGCGGTGTGGGCTACGAGGTGCAAGTGCCCATGAGCACCTTCTACAACCTGCCCGCCAACGGTGCCAAGGTGGCCTTGCTGACCCATTTTGTGGTGCGCGAAGATGCCCAGCTGCTGTTCGGCTTTGCCACGGCCCGCGAGCGCCAGACATTTCGCGAACTCATCAAGATCACCGGCGTTGGCCCGCGCATGGCGCTGGCCGTGCTCAGTGGTCTGAGCATTGATGATCTCGCGGATGCGGTATCGCAGCAAGAAGCAGGGCGATTGGTCAAAGTGCCGGGCATTGGCAAAAAGACGGCCGAGCGTCTACTGCTGGAGCTCAAGGGCAAGATCGGGGCAGATACCGGCGCGCAGTCGCTGTTTGCCAATAACAATGACCAGAGCGATATTCAGCAGGCGCTGATGGCGCTGGGCTACTCGGACAAGGAAGCGTCTGCCGCCCTCAAGAAACTCCCACCCGATGTAGGGGTGAGCGAGGGCATTAAGCTCGCGCTCAAGGCTTTGACGAAATAG
- the ybeY gene encoding rRNA maturation RNase YbeY encodes MSLNQLQLSLQFGPSAEATAHRELLTRSKVTTWIRHALAVDAEITVRIVDTEEGQKLNREFRQKDYATNVLTFDYQQEPTVMADLVLCAPVVEREAKEQNKTLEEHYAHLLVHGTLHAQGWDHETSEEDAEEMEAYETDIMKEMGFEDPYAQ; translated from the coding sequence ATGTCTTTAAATCAACTGCAACTGTCTCTGCAATTTGGCCCCTCTGCCGAGGCCACAGCCCACCGCGAGCTGCTGACCCGCAGCAAGGTCACGACCTGGATTCGCCATGCGCTGGCGGTGGATGCCGAGATCACCGTGCGCATCGTCGACACCGAAGAAGGCCAAAAGCTCAACCGCGAGTTCCGTCAAAAGGATTACGCGACCAATGTGCTGACCTTTGACTACCAGCAAGAACCCACCGTAATGGCCGACCTGGTTCTCTGCGCCCCCGTGGTGGAGCGCGAAGCCAAAGAGCAGAACAAGACGCTGGAAGAGCATTACGCACACCTGCTGGTGCACGGCACGCTGCATGCCCAAGGCTGGGACCATGAGACCAGCGAGGAAGACGCTGAAGAGATGGAAGCCTACGAGACCGACATCATGAAAGAGATGGGGTTTGAGGACCCCTACGCTCAGTAA